The Syntrophales bacterium genomic sequence GTACGAATTTGCTTTTCAACTTATATTGCTATTTGCGAAAAAATCTTGACAATAATTACTCATTAATATTACTGGAAAAAACAGTTTATCAGTGAAGCTGCCTCGGGTGCGCGGGAAAAAATGACAGCGGATTTTCGGGCCGGATGGGTTGCGTTTATCAAGCCTCGGCAGTTTTTCAAGGTTGGCGAGGGTTGGAGACAGCCGTTGGGAATGGGCGGATTGCCCCATGAATATAAGGGAGGAAAAATTAGGACGATGAAGACATTTTCGTTTACAGGGGCGCAGAGAATTGTATTTGGAAGGGGCAGTTTCGCCGGTTTGCCGGTGAATCTCGCTGAGTTGAAGATAACAAGGCCGCTGGTCGTGCTCGACGGCAGTCTCGCGGCGATCGGGTTTGGGGAAAAAATAGATGAATTGCTGAAAAAGGCGGGGATGGAGTTTGTCCTTTATGACAAGGCCTTGCCGGAGCCGCCGCTTGAGCTGGCCGACGACGGGGCGAAGCTGGCGCTGCGCAAAAAATGCGACGGGGTAATCGGCATTGGCGGCGGCAGCGCGATGGATCTGGCGAAGGCAATCTCCGTTATCGCGGCGAACAAGGGAAAGGCGGTTGATTACCTGGGGCTGAACAAGGTTCCCGGGCCGGGGCTTCCGAAGATCATGGTCCCGACGACCGCTGGAACCGGGAGTGAGGTTACGTTTACGGCGGTTTTCATCCGCAAGAAGCTTAACAAAAAAGAGGGGATGAACAGCCCTTATCTCTATCCGGAACTGGCGCTGCTCGATCCGGAATTGACGCTCAGCCTGCCTGCGCAGGCGACGGCGACGACCGGGATCGACGCCTTGTGCCATGCGATCGAATCATACACCTCGATCAACGCCTCGCCGATAAGCGAGATGTTTTCGCTCGAGGCGATTCGCCTGATCTCCGACAACATCCGGACGGCCGTGCATGACGGATCGAATATCGAAGCGCGCGAGGCGATGCTGCTGGGAAGCCTCTACGCCGGCTACGGTCTTGCAAATGCCGGCGTGACGGCGGTTCATTCGCTGTCTTATCCTCTGGGCGGGCGTTATGGCGTATCCCACGGCCTTGCCAATACGATCATTCTGCCGAAGGTGCTGGCCTTCAACCTTCCCGGGGCGCTGGAGAAATTCGTTGATGTCGCCGAGGTGATGGGGGAAATAGTTGATGAACTGCCGCTGCGGGAGGCGGCCTATCTGTGCGTTGAGGCGGTCGAGGCCTTGATTGAGGACTGTGGCGTAACGACCACGCTTCAGGATCTCAATGTTCCTGAAGAGGATTTCCCGCTGCTTGCCCAGGCGGCCCTGACGGTTGCCCGGCCCCTTGCTAACAACCCCTGCCGGATGACAGAAGAGGACATGATCGGAATCTATCAGGAGTGTCACGAATAAAGATGAGCTGACGCGCCGCTTAATATGTTGAAAAACGTAATTGATGGCGCTTAATTGAGACTGGAGGAGACGCAAAATGGCAGGAGCGGAACTGATTGGCAAGGAAGAGATA encodes the following:
- a CDS encoding iron-containing alcohol dehydrogenase; protein product: MKTFSFTGAQRIVFGRGSFAGLPVNLAELKITRPLVVLDGSLAAIGFGEKIDELLKKAGMEFVLYDKALPEPPLELADDGAKLALRKKCDGVIGIGGGSAMDLAKAISVIAANKGKAVDYLGLNKVPGPGLPKIMVPTTAGTGSEVTFTAVFIRKKLNKKEGMNSPYLYPELALLDPELTLSLPAQATATTGIDALCHAIESYTSINASPISEMFSLEAIRLISDNIRTAVHDGSNIEAREAMLLGSLYAGYGLANAGVTAVHSLSYPLGGRYGVSHGLANTIILPKVLAFNLPGALEKFVDVAEVMGEIVDELPLREAAYLCVEAVEALIEDCGVTTTLQDLNVPEEDFPLLAQAALTVARPLANNPCRMTEEDMIGIYQECHE